One stretch of Cervus canadensis isolate Bull #8, Minnesota chromosome 5, ASM1932006v1, whole genome shotgun sequence DNA includes these proteins:
- the LOC122442005 gene encoding protein FAM228B isoform X5, producing the protein MNKEDPNFLKVTIPPFRDPLKKAQYDKDDGKRILLQCETGKIYTMKEFKEVEKAKLHSRFPGISSSRHLMTPNEWIRLPPNYIESEFCKRSRLKIKVNFNESSFDLKPLARTPHLEFQKEDKAVIYKF; encoded by the exons ATGAACAAAGAGGACCCGAATTTTCTGAAG GTTACCATCCCACCGTTTCGTGACCCTTTGAAAAAAGCACAATATGACAAAGATGATGGGAAAAGAATTCTTCTTCAGTGTGAGACTG GcaaaatatatacaatgaaagaATTTAAAGAGGTTGAGAAGGCCAAACTGCATTCCAGATTCCCAGGAATTTCTAGTTCAAGGCATTTAATGACTCCAAATGAGTGGATTAGACTGCCTCCAAACTACATAGAAAGTGAATTTTGTAAAAGGAGCAG gttaaaaataaaagtgaattttaatgAAAGCAGTTTTGACTTGAAACCTTTGGCAAGAACTCCTCATCTGGAATTCCAAAAAGAAGATAAAGCAGTTATTTATAA